The DNA segment ATGAAATCGGTGTTTGAGTGTCGGTTTAAAGTGGTTTTTGCTCTATTCCGGCATATGTCGGGGCAAGCCTAGAAGTTAAACCGACAATACCGCTTCCTAATGGCATGGGTGGTATTATCTAGTATATGACTAATAGTATTACTCGAATCAGTGCCACACTCCCTGAAGAACTGCGGGCATTCCTGACCAGTTATCAGGAACGCCACCAGCTTGAAAGCCGCAGTGCTGCTCTGGCTGAAGCTATCCGTGCTTTGCGTGAGCGCGAGCTTGAACAGGCGTACCGGGAGTTAGGTGCAGCCCAGGCCGCTGGACTAGAAACTTATCCACCAGATAATCTCGATGGCCTGGAGCGCTTTTGAAACTCATCAGGCGAGGCGACATCTGGCTGGTCAACTTTCGTCCTGATGGTCGGGGAGGTGAGGCAGGGCAGACCCATCCTGGCATCGTCTTCACCAATAATCTGGCTAACGCCAATACCCATCTCTTGATGGTGATTCCCCTGACCAGCAATGTTGAGCGAGTGTATGTCACCAACATTGTGCTTCCCAATCAGCGAACAGAACTGGACTACGACAGCAAGGTACAAGTGGAGGCGATGCGGGCGACGCA comes from the Deinococcus wulumuqiensis R12 genome and includes:
- a CDS encoding ribbon-helix-helix domain-containing protein, which codes for MTNSITRISATLPEELRAFLTSYQERHQLESRSAALAEAIRALRERELEQAYRELGAAQAAGLETYPPDNLDGLERF
- a CDS encoding type II toxin-antitoxin system PemK/MazF family toxin, with the translated sequence MKLIRRGDIWLVNFRPDGRGGEAGQTHPGIVFTNNLANANTHLLMVIPLTSNVERVYVTNIVLPNQRTELDYDSKVQVEAMRATHVSRLIKRIGFVSDDLMQEVNRLVMQHLGLP